From one Synechocystis sp. PCC 6803 substr. PCC-P genomic stretch:
- a CDS encoding ATP-dependent endonuclease — protein sequence MELKSVKLNKFKRFESAELKTNGKLIALIGANESGKTSILEAIQCLDDDKAFSDVFFTRDLSEPEQDEVIIEATYMLSEEDNESILFYDPLRVAKKFLILKRANGKRNFKIEPDIIFNDQYRKEIINKTLQFIENIFYEDQDFDNELLNNIVTEGREIILQLQTSLNDKRNKDRHNGEKWQVPHEVPNVLVMEDQKKLELWIELIEEFLDFNQGTNNEKHLKELSDSAKKLLKYENSSLINGSIEIIYKRRPKALLFDDESRKIPSFFSIITQNTNKEKIVAKPDKALANLLKLAKLDLNELFKSLGNLQKSQMLLNRANQTIVDFFNSKWSQSNSQYLKLYLHGNTLRISIETNKGSSFNIDERSQGFRQFVALTCFLEVEHLDVLPILLIDEAELHLHYDAQVDLMKVLEKQSIAKKVIYTTHSIGCLPEDLGVGIKLVETQREQLERSIIENNFWIKWKKKELGMTPILFGLGAAQMSYIAIRPALFGEGISEVIILPTIFRQIIKKENLGFQIIGGLSETNQYALLDGQAPKVVYVTDYDRAGDEFKKKLEENGINPEFIKQLPGDDNASVLEDFICLDLYIRAVNEELNQRNKNPPNIKSDDFGEINRPKNLKKWCQLKGLSEPTKVNVLYRLIDYAYSDEQSQILDFKYIEKFKELYESIITILER from the coding sequence ATGGAATTAAAAAGTGTTAAATTAAACAAATTTAAAAGATTTGAAAGTGCTGAGCTTAAAACTAATGGTAAGCTTATTGCTCTAATTGGAGCCAATGAAAGTGGAAAGACATCTATTCTAGAAGCAATACAATGTTTGGATGATGATAAAGCTTTCTCCGACGTGTTTTTTACTCGTGACCTTTCCGAACCTGAGCAAGATGAAGTCATTATCGAAGCTACATATATGTTAAGTGAAGAGGACAATGAATCAATCCTCTTTTATGATCCATTACGCGTGGCAAAGAAATTTTTGATTCTGAAAAGAGCTAATGGAAAACGGAATTTTAAAATTGAGCCTGATATTATATTTAATGACCAATATCGAAAAGAAATAATTAATAAAACATTACAGTTTATTGAAAATATATTTTATGAAGATCAAGACTTTGATAACGAACTATTAAATAATATAGTTACTGAAGGCAGAGAAATTATTTTGCAATTGCAGACGTCTTTAAATGATAAACGAAATAAGGATCGACACAATGGAGAAAAATGGCAAGTTCCACACGAAGTTCCTAACGTACTGGTGATGGAGGATCAAAAAAAGTTAGAGTTATGGATTGAGCTTATAGAAGAATTTTTGGACTTTAATCAAGGAACAAACAATGAAAAACACTTAAAAGAATTGTCAGACTCAGCAAAAAAACTATTAAAATATGAGAACTCATCACTGATAAATGGATCAATCGAGATAATTTACAAGCGACGACCTAAAGCATTACTATTTGATGATGAATCCAGAAAAATCCCGTCTTTTTTCTCAATAATCACACAAAATACAAATAAAGAAAAAATTGTAGCCAAGCCGGATAAAGCACTAGCAAATTTATTGAAATTAGCCAAGTTAGATTTGAATGAGTTATTTAAATCTCTTGGAAATTTACAGAAATCACAAATGTTGTTGAATCGAGCAAATCAAACAATAGTAGATTTTTTCAATAGCAAATGGAGTCAGTCAAATTCTCAATATCTAAAACTTTACTTGCATGGTAACACATTAAGAATCTCTATAGAGACTAATAAAGGTAGTAGTTTTAATATAGACGAAAGAAGTCAAGGCTTCAGGCAATTTGTTGCCCTAACTTGTTTTTTAGAAGTTGAGCATTTAGATGTTTTACCAATTCTACTCATAGATGAAGCAGAGCTACACTTACACTATGATGCTCAGGTTGATTTAATGAAAGTTTTGGAAAAGCAAAGTATTGCAAAAAAGGTAATTTATACGACTCACTCTATTGGTTGTTTGCCGGAAGATTTAGGAGTAGGGATCAAACTCGTAGAGACTCAAAGAGAACAATTGGAAAGAAGCATAATTGAAAACAATTTTTGGATTAAATGGAAGAAAAAAGAATTAGGAATGACTCCTATCCTATTTGGTTTGGGTGCTGCACAAATGTCATATATTGCTATTCGTCCTGCCTTATTTGGTGAAGGAATATCAGAAGTAATCATATTACCAACCATATTCAGGCAAATTATAAAAAAAGAGAATTTAGGATTTCAAATAATTGGTGGTTTATCTGAGACCAATCAGTACGCATTACTTGATGGTCAAGCACCTAAAGTTGTTTATGTAACTGATTATGATAGAGCAGGTGATGAATTCAAAAAAAAGTTAGAAGAGAATGGCATAAATCCAGAATTTATCAAGCAACTACCAGGAGATGACAACGCATCAGTTTTAGAAGATTTTATTTGTCTTGATCTTTATATTCGTGCAGTTAATGAAGAGTTAAATCAACGGAACAAAAATCCACCAAATATTAAATCTGATGATTTTGGAGAAATTAATCGTCCAAAAAATCTAAAGAAATGGTGTCAATTAAAAGGTCTTAGTGAACCAACAAAAGTCAATGTACTTTATCGCTTAATAGACTATGCTTATAGTGATGAGCAATCCCAAATTCTTGATTTTAAATATATCGAAAAATTTAAAGAACTTTATGAATCAATCATAACAATACTGGAAAGATAA
- a CDS encoding DUF2157 domain-containing protein, which translates to MDITETDLAWAVEQGYLSAEQAEQLWQAWIEHKDFPAMEGARENSDSPPLRFDFANVAFYFGALIVIVAMVFLGSIVWDALGGFGLFTVAVVYALGLIIVGQWLYFQQKLPVPGGLLITIAVWMTPLAIYGLQQGFGLISLEDPSVYRNLPTWLISGRFPLAMGTIIASLLALRFIHFPFLTFPLAFCLWFLSIDIPPLIYGETVSFITAARLTLGFGIICLAIAYGVDLRWRRSRGDYSFWLYLFGLISFWFSLLATGQDTEWYRLFFCLINLGLMALSILLKRRLFMVFGVIGVFGYISYLAFQVFADSILFPFALSAIGLAIIAVGVLYQKHYRLVEAYFDDLLPPHWRNFLPRER; encoded by the coding sequence ATGGACATTACCGAAACAGACCTAGCCTGGGCGGTAGAACAGGGTTATTTGTCCGCAGAGCAAGCCGAACAATTATGGCAAGCCTGGATAGAACATAAGGACTTTCCTGCCATGGAAGGGGCCAGGGAAAATAGTGATTCCCCGCCGTTGCGATTCGACTTTGCCAACGTTGCTTTTTACTTTGGTGCCCTGATTGTGATTGTGGCCATGGTTTTCCTCGGTAGCATTGTTTGGGATGCCCTGGGGGGATTTGGTCTATTCACTGTGGCAGTGGTATATGCACTGGGTCTGATCATAGTGGGCCAATGGCTTTATTTTCAGCAAAAATTGCCTGTGCCCGGCGGCCTATTGATTACCATTGCTGTTTGGATGACCCCCTTGGCCATTTACGGACTGCAACAGGGTTTTGGGTTAATTTCCCTTGAAGATCCTTCCGTGTACCGTAATTTACCCACCTGGTTAATCAGCGGCCGTTTCCCCCTGGCCATGGGTACGATTATTGCCAGTTTATTGGCTTTGCGCTTTATTCACTTTCCTTTCCTCACCTTCCCCCTTGCCTTCTGCCTCTGGTTCCTTTCCATTGATATTCCCCCGCTCATTTACGGAGAGACGGTCAGTTTCATTACTGCGGCCCGCCTGACCCTGGGTTTTGGCATTATTTGTTTGGCGATCGCCTATGGGGTGGATTTGCGCTGGCGGCGCAGTCGGGGGGATTACAGCTTTTGGCTCTACCTGTTTGGACTGATTAGTTTTTGGTTTAGTCTCTTGGCCACAGGGCAGGATACGGAATGGTACCGACTGTTTTTTTGCCTGATTAATTTAGGTCTGATGGCCCTATCAATTTTGCTCAAACGACGACTATTTATGGTGTTTGGTGTCATTGGGGTATTCGGCTACATCAGTTATTTAGCCTTCCAAGTCTTTGCCGATTCCATTTTGTTCCCCTTTGCACTGTCAGCCATCGGTTTGGCCATTATTGCTGTTGGTGTACTTTACCAAAAACATTACCGGTTAGTGGAAGCTTATTTTGACGATCTACTCCCTCCCCACTGGCGTAATTTTCTCCCTCGGGAACGATAA
- a CDS encoding magnesium chelatase subunit H — protein MFTNVKSTIRRVDPEALNGRQLLKVVYVVLESQYQSALSAAVRNINRTNSSLAIQLTGYLIEELRDPENYANFKHDVSEANLFIASLIFIEDLADKVVEAVTPYRDNLDAAIVFPSMPQVMRLNKMGSFSMAQLGQSKSAIAQFMKKRKENSSGAGFQDAMLKLLRTLPTVLKYLPVEKAQDARNFMLSFQYWLGGSQENLENFLLMLTDKYVYPDLGLDKLVNYQEPVVYPDMGIWHPLSMQMFENVKDYLEWYNQRPDISEDLKDPLAPCIGLIMQRTHLVTGDDAHYVGMVQELEAMGARVICVFSGGLDFSKPVNEYFWDKSVNGVEPLPIVDAVVSLTGFALVGGPARQDHPRAIESLKKLNRPYMCALPLVFQTTEEWEASDLGLHPIQVALQIAIPELDGAIEPIILSGRDGSTGRAIALQDRLEAIAQRAMKWANLRKKPKLDKKVAITVFSFPPDKGNVGTAAYLDVFGSIYEVMKGLQGNGYDVQDLPGSAKELMEAVIHDAQAQYNSPELNIAHRMSVEQYERLTPYSVRLEENWGKPPGHLNSDGQNLLIYGKEFGNVFIGVQPTFGYEGDPMRLLFSRSASPHHGFAAYYTYLNHIWKADAVLHFGTHGSLEFMPGKQMGMSGECYPDNLIGTIPNLYYYAANNPSEATIAKRRGYASTISYLTPPAENAGLYKGLQELNELIGSYQTLKDSGRGIQIVNTIMDQARICNLDQDVNLPDINAEEMDQGQRDTIVGSVYRKLMEIESRLLPCGLHVIGQPPSAEEAIATLVNIASLDREDEGIWALPTLIAESIGRNMEEIYRNSDKGILADVELLQDITLATRAAVAALVQEQINADGRVSFVSKLNFFKIGKKAPWVKSLCDSGYPNVNEEKLKPLFEYLEFCLEQVCADNEFGGLLQALEGEYVLPGPGGDPIRNPNVLPTGKNIHALDPQSIPTLAAVQSAKVVVDRLLERQRAENGGNYPETIASVLWGTDNIKTYGESLAQIMWMVGAKPVPDALGRVNKIELVPLEELGRPRIDVVVNCSGVFRDLFINQMNLLDQAVKLAAEADEPLEMNFVRKHALEQAEEMGIGVREAATRIFSNASGSYSSNVNLAVENSSWEDESELQEMYLKRKSFAFNSDNPGMMDQNRDMFERALKTADATFQNLDSSEISLTDVSHYFDSDPTKLISTLRDDGKAPAAYIADTTTANAQVRTLSETVRLDARTKLLNPKWYEGMLSHGYEGVRELSKRLVNTMGWSATAGAVDNWVYEDANSTFIKDEEMCKRLMDLNPNSFRRMVSTLLEVNGRGYWETSDENLERLQELYQEVEDRIEGVE, from the coding sequence ATGTTTACTAACGTCAAGTCCACCATCCGCCGTGTTGATCCCGAAGCGTTGAATGGACGCCAGCTACTCAAGGTGGTTTATGTGGTCTTGGAATCCCAGTATCAGAGCGCTTTGTCGGCGGCCGTTAGAAACATTAACCGTACCAACTCCAGCCTGGCCATTCAGTTAACGGGCTATTTGATCGAGGAGTTGCGGGACCCGGAAAATTACGCCAACTTTAAACATGACGTCAGCGAAGCTAATCTCTTCATTGCTTCCCTGATTTTTATTGAAGATCTGGCCGATAAGGTGGTGGAAGCGGTAACTCCCTATCGGGACAATTTGGATGCGGCGATCGTGTTCCCCTCCATGCCCCAGGTGATGCGCCTGAACAAAATGGGTTCCTTTTCCATGGCGCAATTGGGCCAGTCCAAAAGTGCGATCGCCCAGTTCATGAAAAAGCGCAAGGAAAACAGCAGTGGTGCTGGCTTCCAGGATGCGATGTTGAAACTGTTGCGGACCCTGCCCACGGTGTTGAAATATTTGCCGGTGGAAAAGGCCCAGGATGCCCGTAATTTTATGCTCAGCTTCCAGTATTGGTTGGGAGGCTCCCAGGAGAACTTGGAAAACTTCCTGCTGATGCTGACCGACAAGTATGTTTATCCTGATTTGGGCTTGGATAAACTGGTCAACTACCAGGAGCCAGTGGTCTATCCCGATATGGGCATTTGGCATCCCCTGTCCATGCAGATGTTTGAAAACGTGAAGGATTACCTGGAGTGGTATAACCAACGTCCCGACATCAGCGAAGATCTCAAAGATCCTTTAGCCCCCTGCATTGGTCTGATTATGCAACGCACCCACCTCGTCACCGGGGATGATGCCCATTACGTTGGCATGGTGCAGGAATTGGAAGCCATGGGGGCCCGAGTGATCTGCGTGTTCTCCGGCGGTTTAGATTTCTCCAAGCCTGTCAACGAATATTTCTGGGATAAATCCGTTAACGGTGTGGAACCCCTGCCCATTGTGGATGCGGTGGTTTCGTTAACTGGTTTTGCTCTGGTGGGTGGCCCCGCTCGTCAAGATCATCCCCGTGCCATTGAATCCCTGAAAAAGCTCAACCGTCCCTATATGTGCGCCCTGCCCCTGGTGTTCCAAACCACAGAGGAGTGGGAAGCCAGCGATTTAGGTTTACACCCCATCCAAGTGGCGTTACAAATTGCCATTCCTGAACTGGACGGGGCGATCGAACCGATTATTCTTTCCGGTCGGGATGGTTCCACCGGTCGGGCCATTGCTCTCCAAGACCGCCTAGAGGCGATCGCCCAGCGGGCCATGAAGTGGGCTAATTTACGCAAAAAACCTAAGCTGGATAAAAAAGTTGCCATTACCGTATTCAGTTTCCCCCCCGATAAAGGCAATGTGGGCACAGCGGCCTATCTGGACGTGTTTGGCTCCATCTATGAAGTGATGAAAGGCCTCCAGGGCAACGGCTACGATGTGCAAGATTTACCCGGTTCCGCCAAGGAATTAATGGAAGCGGTCATCCACGATGCCCAAGCCCAATACAACAGCCCAGAATTAAACATCGCCCATCGCATGTCGGTGGAGCAGTATGAACGCCTGACCCCCTACTCGGTGCGGTTGGAGGAAAATTGGGGCAAACCCCCCGGACATCTGAACAGCGACGGGCAAAATTTACTGATCTACGGTAAGGAATTCGGTAACGTCTTCATCGGTGTACAACCCACCTTTGGTTACGAAGGGGACCCCATGCGCTTGCTATTCTCCCGTTCCGCCAGTCCCCATCACGGTTTTGCCGCTTACTACACCTATTTGAACCACATTTGGAAAGCCGATGCGGTATTACATTTCGGCACCCACGGTTCTTTGGAATTTATGCCCGGTAAACAGATGGGCATGTCCGGGGAATGCTATCCCGATAATTTGATTGGCACCATTCCCAACTTGTACTACTACGCCGCCAACAATCCTTCTGAAGCTACCATCGCCAAACGGCGGGGTTATGCGTCCACCATTTCCTACTTGACCCCTCCCGCAGAAAATGCCGGTTTATACAAAGGTTTGCAGGAGTTAAACGAGCTAATTGGCTCCTACCAAACCCTGAAGGATTCCGGCCGGGGCATCCAGATTGTTAATACCATCATGGACCAGGCCCGCATCTGTAACCTTGACCAAGATGTCAATTTGCCCGACATCAACGCCGAGGAAATGGATCAAGGTCAGCGGGATACCATTGTCGGTTCCGTTTACCGCAAGCTGATGGAAATTGAGTCTAGGCTCCTGCCCTGTGGTCTCCATGTCATTGGCCAGCCCCCAAGCGCCGAAGAGGCGATCGCCACCCTGGTAAACATTGCCAGTTTGGACCGGGAAGATGAAGGCATTTGGGCTTTGCCTACCCTGATTGCGGAAAGCATCGGGCGCAATATGGAGGAAATTTACCGCAACAGTGACAAGGGGATTTTGGCCGACGTGGAATTGTTGCAAGACATTACCCTAGCTACCAGGGCTGCTGTGGCCGCTCTGGTACAGGAACAAATTAATGCCGACGGTCGAGTTTCCTTTGTTTCCAAGCTGAACTTCTTCAAAATTGGCAAAAAAGCTCCCTGGGTCAAATCCCTCTGCGATTCCGGCTACCCCAACGTCAATGAAGAAAAACTCAAACCCCTGTTTGAATACCTGGAATTCTGTTTGGAACAGGTTTGTGCCGACAACGAATTTGGTGGCCTACTCCAAGCCCTGGAAGGGGAATACGTCCTGCCCGGCCCTGGTGGCGACCCCATCCGTAACCCCAATGTGTTGCCCACAGGAAAAAATATCCACGCCCTCGATCCCCAATCCATCCCCACCCTGGCCGCTGTCCAATCCGCCAAAGTAGTGGTCGATCGCCTGTTGGAACGGCAACGCGCCGAAAATGGTGGTAATTATCCCGAAACCATTGCTTCTGTGCTCTGGGGTACGGATAACATCAAAACCTACGGCGAATCCCTGGCCCAAATTATGTGGATGGTGGGAGCCAAACCCGTCCCCGATGCCCTCGGTCGGGTAAATAAAATCGAACTGGTGCCCCTGGAAGAACTGGGTCGCCCCCGCATTGACGTGGTGGTGAATTGTTCCGGGGTATTCCGGGATCTGTTTATTAACCAAATGAACCTGTTGGATCAAGCGGTGAAACTAGCCGCCGAAGCCGATGAACCCCTGGAAATGAACTTCGTTCGTAAGCACGCCCTGGAACAGGCAGAAGAGATGGGCATTGGCGTAAGGGAAGCGGCCACCCGGATTTTCTCCAACGCCTCCGGTTCCTATTCTTCCAACGTCAACTTAGCGGTAGAAAACAGCAGTTGGGAAGATGAGTCGGAATTGCAGGAAATGTACCTCAAACGCAAGTCCTTCGCTTTCAACTCCGATAACCCCGGCATGATGGACCAAAATCGGGATATGTTCGAGCGGGCTTTGAAAACCGCCGATGCCACATTCCAGAACTTGGATTCCTCGGAAATTAGCCTCACCGACGTATCCCACTACTTCGACTCCGACCCCACCAAGTTAATTTCCACCCTGCGGGATGACGGCAAAGCCCCCGCCGCTTACATTGCCGACACCACCACCGCCAACGCTCAGGTACGTACCCTATCGGAAACGGTGCGCCTTGATGCCCGCACGAAATTGCTCAATCCCAAATGGTACGAAGGGATGCTTTCCCATGGCTACGAAGGGGTGCGGGAACTATCCAAACGGTTAGTCAATACCATGGGCTGGAGTGCCACTGCCGGCGCAGTGGATAACTGGGTTTATGAGGATGCCAACAGCACCTTCATCAAAGATGAGGAAATGTGCAAACGGTTAATGGACTTAAACCCCAACTCTTTCCGCCGCATGGTCAGCACTTTGTTGGAAGTCAATGGCCGCGGCTATTGGGAGACTTCTGATGAAAACTTGGAACGGCTACAGGAACTTTATCAAGAAGTGGAAGACCGCATTGAAGGGGTTGAATAA
- the mazG gene encoding nucleoside triphosphate pyrophosphohydrolase, which translates to MDATAPILQALEKLIAVVAQLRSPKGGCPWDLAQTQQSLIPYVVEEAYEVVHALQSQDQTAIAEELGDLLLQVVLQAQVAQDLGHFNLQQVAEGITAKLIRRHPHVFAEVTVSDAEEVKANWQTIKAQEKGLNPDQTPLLSIKLERYNSTLPPLMAGSKISQKAAAVGFEWPDVDGVWAKFTEELTEFKQALTTEDKGHQQAELGDLLFTLINLARWYNLDASLALHGTNQRFIQRLQLMEKFADRPLDQYKLEELETLWQQAKKQLNQ; encoded by the coding sequence ATGGATGCCACTGCCCCCATTCTCCAAGCCCTAGAAAAATTAATTGCCGTAGTGGCCCAACTGCGATCGCCAAAGGGGGGATGCCCTTGGGATTTAGCCCAAACCCAACAAAGTTTAATTCCCTACGTGGTGGAAGAAGCCTACGAAGTGGTCCACGCCCTACAAAGCCAAGACCAAACGGCGATCGCCGAGGAATTGGGGGATTTATTGCTCCAGGTGGTACTCCAAGCCCAAGTGGCCCAGGATTTAGGACACTTCAATTTGCAACAGGTGGCAGAGGGCATTACCGCCAAACTTATCCGTCGCCATCCCCACGTTTTTGCTGAGGTAACAGTCAGCGATGCAGAGGAAGTGAAAGCCAATTGGCAGACGATTAAGGCACAGGAAAAGGGTTTAAACCCCGACCAAACACCACTTTTAAGCATCAAATTAGAACGCTATAACAGTACGTTGCCCCCCCTGATGGCCGGTAGTAAAATTTCTCAAAAGGCAGCGGCGGTGGGCTTTGAATGGCCAGATGTTGACGGCGTATGGGCTAAGTTTACAGAGGAGTTAACCGAATTTAAACAGGCTTTGACCACGGAGGATAAGGGCCATCAACAGGCAGAATTAGGGGATTTATTATTCACCCTCATCAACCTGGCCCGTTGGTACAATCTCGACGCTTCCTTGGCTCTCCATGGCACCAATCAAAGATTTATTCAGCGGCTACAATTGATGGAAAAATTTGCCGATCGCCCGTTGGATCAGTACAAATTAGAAGAGTTGGAAACCCTATGGCAGCAGGCCAAAAAGCAACTTAACCAATAA